A stretch of the Lactuca sativa cultivar Salinas chromosome 9, Lsat_Salinas_v11, whole genome shotgun sequence genome encodes the following:
- the LOC111878679 gene encoding uncharacterized protein LOC111878679, which yields MRKRLNLNETIDKVQYEQYKKEKDYQNQVLLRIIAVVKFLAKHNLAFRGSNEKLYKKDNVKVWSLKSMCQTRWESRVESVKAIKMQLVDVREALLQVGEKDNDVAIASEATSLIEKELGDFEFLRSIERKKRFDESSSREEVSFTPEENFRVNYFLYFVDQAISSLETRFEQFKEYDKVFGFLFPHNLKEIEDKDLKSSCHRLEKALKFDEKSDIDADELYTELKLFETLETNEFSNPIDVLKFLKKLDYFLNASIAYIILLTIPVTVTSAERSFSMFKLLKSYLCSTMSQERLSGLAMISIENEILESID from the exons ATGCGTAAAAGATTGAActtaaatgaaacaattgataaagTTCAATACGAGCAATACAAGAAAGAAAAAGATTACCAGAATCAAGTCCTTTTGCGAATCATTGCAGTAGTGAAGTTTCTTGCTAAACATAATTTAGCATTTCGTGGATCAAATGAAAAGTTGTATAAAAAag ATAATGTAAAAGTTTGGAGTCTTAAGTCAATGTGTCAAACTCGATGGGAAAGCCGAGTTGAGAGTGTAAAGGCTATTAAAATGCAACTTGTTGACGTACGAGAAGCTTTACTTCAAGTTGGAGAAAAAGATAATGATGTTGCAATTGCAAGTGAAGCAACTTCACTAATAGAAAAAGAACTTGGTGACTTTGAATTTTTG CGTTCGATTGAAAGGAAAAAAAGGTTTGATGAGAGTTCAAGTAGAGAAGAAGTTTCATTTACACCTGAAGAGAATTTCAGAGTTAATTATTTCTTATACTTTGTTGATCAAGCTATTTCTTCTCTTGAGACAAGATTTGAACAATTCAAAGAGTATGACAAAgtatttggttttttatttccaCATAATTTGAAGGAAATTGAAGATAAAGATCTTAAGTCATCTTGTCATCGTCTTGAAAAAGCACTCAAATTTGACGAAAAATCGGATATTGATGCCGATGAACTTTATACGGAGTTGAAATTATTTGAGACATTGGAAACCAATGAATTTAGCAACCCTATAgatgttttgaagtttttgaaaaaACTTGATTATTTCCTAAATGCAAGCATTGCATATATAATATTGTTGACTATTCCAGTAACGGTGACATCTGCAGAAAGGAGTTTTTCTATGTTCAAGTTATTGAAGTCTTACTTATGCTCCACAATGTCACAAGAAAGACTTAGTGGTTTGGCAATGATATCTATCGAGAACGAAATCTTAGAGAGTATAGACTAG